GTGATCTCCATTTCATATGTTCATTAATCTTGATCGAAAATATAGCTCATTTAAGCATCTACAAAGTACATCTGGGAAAGAAAGTTAAGAACCAAGATAGGGTCACTGATATTTGGATGATGTTCAtacggagagagagggagagaggctGTACTCAAGCCCCCAGAGCTCAAAACTGCCCTTGACAAAATCATAATAACCACCCTTCAGTCCTAGAGTTTTGTTCACCAAGCCATCTCTCACAAACGGGTAGGTGAGCAAGTGTCCGAGGGACACGTTCACTGCCTCCTGCAATATCGATTTACACTTGTTATTATTAGCAATTAATCAATGCCACTCGAAGTTGATCGTAGCTAAGCGCTTGCCTTTTCACATTCTGTACACATGTCTGGGAAAGGTGAATTGGCATGTTCTGCTAAAATCTTGGTCTTGGCAGTGTAGCAGACTTTGACCCAGTCTTCTATGAAATCACTGCATATAAATCTCAATCATTAACTATACAATcgatttaaaaagaaacaaataactCAATGGACTTCTTAATTAAGACGCTAGCTTACGTACGTTGATGTTGTTCCATCATAAGGGAAGGACATGAGGCCCTTAATTCCACCACAGGCGCTGTGTCCGATGACCACAATGTATTCCACCTGCAACACTCGCATGAACACCGATCAAACTTAAGCCTGGCTCTCCTGGCTggtttaaatatcaaatatgaATGTGTGTGCGTGCATTCCATCGGTGTTCAAGCAGTCTGAGAGGTTAATTGGCTGTCGAGGGATCAGAAGAATTTCATTATGATGATGGGTAAGTAGCTAGCTCACCTTCAGATGCAAAACTGCGTACTCTATCGCTGCCCCAACTCCAGCGTACTTAGTCTGTTGCAATAAATacagaaaattaaataattttattgctgGGGAAGAGTAAAAGGATCACAGAGTAACATGAGGTGGTGATTAACCTGATCGTATGGCGGGACCATATTCGCAACATTGCGGACCACAAAAGCTTCCCCTGGTTGGAAATCAAGCACATGGGACGGGCAAACCCGGGAATCCGAGCATGCAAACACCATAAACTGTAACATTTTGATTACAACATAGGCATCACAAATCTCTCAAgagaacccttttttttttttttttttttaatgaagagaCTCGTTGGGTTTGGGTCACACACGACATGAGAGTAAACTTTCTTTGctatttaataactaaataaaccaTGTTTACTATTTCATTAGGACTCAATCCTGGTTAATTATAGTTACCAATTAGCACATGCATGTCTATGACTAAGCGTGCGTGCGCACCTTGGGGCTTTGGCCTTTGGCAAGCTCGGAGTACAGTCCCGGATTCTTGCTGCCAAACAAAAAGCACAAAAACCACTTCAAATACATAGCTATTAGCTACGAACTCCTGCGTGTATTAAGGATGTACTAGAAGAATTGTAAGAGAAGAAATTAAGAGAGTGAATATGACAGACTCGTATTTCTCCTTCTTGAAGTGAATGAATCCGGATTTAATCTTCTCAACAGGATCGAATGCCTTGGGGTCAGCAGATGAGACGGTTTGTAATTCAGCTGTTATCTGCTCCACTTTCGCAGCTGCTACAGTTTTCAGCTCCTCCTTATCACTGCAACCGACCATTCAACTACACATTACTTCATTAATACTTTAGTTATATACAAGCTTGTTCTCTCCACTGCCATTTAGCTCATGCTTTCTCttcccctttaattttttttttctcacgtTAAGAAGGGAGAGATTATCTTTTAATTAGTTCTTACGTACACTCTGCTCGGGGAGGGATGAAGGGAACttagggaagaagaagaaggatacATGGGTTGGAGGAAAATGAAAACACTGTTTTACCATTATTTACTGCTacgataattttatttttttcatttttacctGAGGAGTTTCTTGAGAGATTCAATGGCCTCGTTGTAGTCATTTCCCATTTCTTCGCCTCTCTGATAATTCCGACCCAAAGCATTTAATTAGGTTTAAAAAAAGGTACATGTAAATTATataatgaaagggaaaaaaaaacaaggcagcCGAAGAAAGTACttacaagaaattaaatgaaaagagaGTGAAGAAACCTATTCAAATGCATGTTGCTAAGATACGCAATAAATTAATGCATATCGAAACGCATACAAATAAACTGTCAAATGAGAAGTCTTTACTACGCTTTAAATGTTGCCAAACGAGGGAACAGAACTGAGTTTTTAATTTCTCCCCTTCTCTTGGGTATATGAAATTATGAATGGACAACCTTTGCTGTTGCCCTCTTACAGGAATCTTAACTGGCTTCTATCATGTACATGTACGTATACATGATGTATAGAAGATTTGCATCAACTATATGAATGTTTCTTGAACGTTCCAGGTTGATACAGGGGATGTTTTTCTAAGATCATCCGAAAAAGACTTAATATctagaatttatgtttttattaccATCAACCATATTGTGAGTCCTTTAGTTTATGGTTGAAAGGATGcctattacacacacacacacacacacacactagtaAATAATAGTTAACAGTATATGCATGCATAATGCATTGTACTGTACCCGTGGATAGAGAATAGGAGCAGGGGCTGCGAAAACAGGCTGGTTTCTGATAAGGGTAGGAGGAGAAACAGAGGAGTTGAGGCTAGCAAAGACTGAAGGACGTAATGCGGGGAGTGATCTCTTAGAGGGAGAGACAGAGGTGAGACACCAGCTGTTAATCGAAGCAGTCGACATTGTGCACGGGACCTTAGGATTCTGTGGCTTTATACCCATTTTTGTAGATAATGAAAACGATAGCTCGGTGAATAAAAGCTCTTGCCCTTGTAGATGAGGTTTGGACGTTCGAGATCGATGCTGCCTCTCAATCCTCATCGTGATAGCTCGAACCGTtcctcttcttgtttttgtttttgttttttcccctcaaCGTTCGaaaattgaaaatgtattttgGAAAGCTCGTTTTCTCAAACATGCTAATTCAATAATTTCAGTCAATATATGCTTcccatattatattatattatagacagacaactataattattatgGGATTTAGAGATTACCATCTTATTAGATTCACGTTCGATGCTATAAATAATTACCATATCAATTCATTATGGGAAATGTTTCAATTACATATAGGCGctaataaatcaaaaggttaTTTAGAGTTGCATTGCAATATGCTGTTCTGAATTATCTCTGTGTGAGGCGTCTTCCCTTCAATGAATGCCAGATGATTCATGTTAGACAGACCTCTCTATCCTAGTCCTAACAAGCAGATGGGTGGCACGTGTCTGTGTTGCTGAGGATGAAGATGAACCagctttttttatggttaaaaagCAGATAGCTAAATCCTTTTGAGCCATGGAATAACTGGTGCAAATGTGGCTCACATGATGATGGGTGATGGAAAGTAGAGATAAGATCCTATCCCTAAAACATGGCTCTGGAGCCATTGGTCATCCGAACTTGCTAGAGACCGGCCCCTTGCATCCCTTTTAATGTCACTGACATGAGGATCGAGAGGTTTGGTCTTCCATGTGATTTTAACCAAGAGCTTTGCCTTGTGTGATGACATTGTGATTTATCAGTGATGCtggatatattaatttgtatggctTCAAGAACgatatttacaagtaaaaaaactgCAGAAAATGGCCTCACCTAGCTAGTCATATGATCTTGTTGCTGGAATTAATTTATGGGAAAGGAACACAACACCTAATTCTTACCTCCATAACAGTTCTTGCAAAAACCTGCAAAAAATCTTCAACCACGAAGTGGAAACCTGCAAAAAATCTTCTTTCTCCACGATGAACATTCCAATTCCCAGGCAATTCGTGCGCAGGTCTTCTTGTTCAATATTTTGGTACTGTTCGTCAATCATTACGATGGCAAGATTGTGGAATATTCTCGAGCTAAGATCATAGTTGACCATTCTTTTTGCAGCGATAATTAGTTGGTCGAAACATTTATTCTCTAGAACACAGACATTGTGACTCTCCAAGCTAGTGAAGCGCTTGAAGGAGAAATTAAGAACATGGGACATGGAAGGTTATAtagtttcttgcaattttagattttcatttatttataagaattaATATCCTTGTGGAGAAGGCATGACAACATTATTTCGTAAGGTGTGAACATCTTTGATCATCGTCTGTAGATATTGGTGGGGTAACTACATGGGGGGGAGTTTAAAGCTTTTCCTAATTGTGAACTAAAAACAGGTTTCAAACACTACAGTTTCATGTTTATCACTAGACATAGTTctatgtttttgtgttttaaaagagtttttttaaaaaaaaaattgcttcaaattaatatttttttggtgtttttaaattattttgatgtaccggtattaaaaaataattttaaaaaaataaaaaatatatatattattttaatacatttctaaacaaaaaatactttgaaaaactaaaaattttaaaaaattaattttaaaataattccacAAGGACATACCTTAAAAgccaaaagttttgtttttccattaCATCCATCTAAATATAAGTTAATTAGGCATAACTCAGTTCtttcaattaataattactCTCGTCATCtagtttagttaaaattatatttgcttgttaattttttaaaaattacattttatagcTCAAACTTTGTTGCGCGTGAATTAGTTTACATTCTATACTTTAACATGtccaaaaaaatcatcaaaaattatctaattatttacaaatttattattattttcaattcaataactAAAAAACCCCTGTActccaaaaataacaaaaatgccTTTATATTACcgttgggttaatttttttatatttaattattatcttgtgataaaataaataaaaatactagagATAGAAAAGACATATTTctctatatttattgttttgaaagtataaaaatttattttaaaactattttaaatatagatttaatcaaaaactgtttttgtctttatatatttgtgatttttatggTAAGACACGAATCAAACAATACATAAATTCCATCCTAATTCTCTTACATTTGAAGCCTTCCAGTGAGAAGAGAAAAccaaaggagaaagaaagaaactatgATCTAGATGAAATATTAACTTcaactttcaatttaattctcaagATATCTCGATTTCTTGCCCTGCCCTGCTCTAAAATACCTCAGTTAGGTTGTGTGATTCTGACCccagttcaaaaaataaaactaattaactattattaaataattgagTGAGCAAATGGTGAGCTCATAATTACATAAGAAATTGCACTcacacaaataaaagaaatgaacaaTTTCCAAAAGAAAGTAAAACTGCTAAACtccaaacaaatgaaaaaataaaataaaatggagtcAACATCAAACTTTgctcaaaacaaaagaaaatagacGAGATAACCACCTCCATCAGTCATCACGCACCCCTTTacctataatatttattttcatgtcttaaatgtatttaaaaaaaaatttttttatttaaattaattttttatattttcaattcataaaaaataaattttaaaaaataaaaaaatagtattcgCAAAGCTAATTGAAATCACTACACTAACAATTGTAAAAGTAAAAGTATATTCCCAAAATCcacaaaaaagtaaaaacattataaaagaaaaacaccatATTTTTGCCACAATCCGAACTTATTAGtcgtagaaaaaaaaacacaaattcaccTTTCTCTTAACTAAAAAACACTAATTCTCATGATTTGTGTAGTTAAATTTCTAAAAGCCCAAAAACACTATCTCACTCATCCACGTCATACTGCCCAAATCTCCAAAACCAAATTTCACGTATCAATGTTTTCCAATCACCATCATAACCACACACTGTGAAGTTTTATCCATAACTATTTTCTAACATCATTAAAATGCCATCATCTACGTTAACTGGTAGTAGTTTTACAAAGTTGAAAAACCTTGGATGGacttgaactaaaaaataaaagatgtatgaaatgttaaaaaaaagaactactGTTAggatattataaacaaaaactagaaagaataagtttttttcataGAAGTGATGATAAATCAAGCGACAATATGTTTATTGATTGTT
This genomic interval from Populus alba chromosome 1, ASM523922v2, whole genome shotgun sequence contains the following:
- the LOC118036940 gene encoding carbonic anhydrase 2 isoform X2, producing the protein MSTASINSWCLTSVSPSKRSLPALRPSVFASLNSSVSPPTLIRNQPVFAAPAPILYPRRGEEMGNDYNEAIESLKKLLSDKEELKTVAAAKVEQITAELQTVSSADPKAFDPVEKIKSGFIHFKKEKYDKNPGLYSELAKGQSPKFMVFACSDSRVCPSHVLDFQPGEAFVVRNVANMVPPYDQTKYAGVGAAIEYAVLHLKVEYIVVIGHSACGGIKGLMSFPYDGTTSTDFIEDWVKVCYTAKTKILAEHANSPFPDMCTECEKEAVNVSLGHLLTYPFVRDGLVNKTLGLKGGYYDFVKGSFELWGLEYSLSPSLSV
- the LOC118036940 gene encoding beta carbonic anhydrase 1, chloroplastic isoform X3; the encoded protein is MSTASINSWCLTSVSPSKRSLPALRPSVFASLNSSVSPPTLIRNQPVFAAPAPILYPRRGEEMGNDYNEAIESLKKLLSDKEELKTVAAAKVEQITAELQTVSSADPKAFDPVEKIKSGFIHFKKEKYDKNPGLYSELAKGQSPKFMVFACSDSRVCPSHVLDFQPGEAFVVRNVANMVPPYDQTKYAGVGAAIEYAVLHLKVEYIVVIGHSACGGIKGLMSFPYDGTTSTDFIEDWVKVCYTAKTKILAEHANSPFPDMCTECEKEAVNVSLGHLLTYPFVRDGLVNKTLGLKGGYYDFVKGSFELWGLE
- the LOC118036940 gene encoding carbonic anhydrase 2 isoform X1, translating into MSTASINSWCLTSVSPSKRSLPALRPSVFASLNSSVSPPTLIRNQPVFAAPAPILYPRRGEEMGNDYNEAIESLKKLLSDKEELKTVAAAKVEQITAELQTVSSADPKAFDPVEKIKSGFIHFKKEKYDKNPGLYSELAKGQSPKFMVFACSDSRVCPSHVLDFQPGEAFVVRNVANMVPPYDQTKYAGVGAAIEYAVLHLKVEYIVVIGHSACGGIKGLMSFPYDGTTSTDFIEDWVKVCYTAKTKILAEHANSPFPDMCTECEKEAVNVSLGHLLTYPFVRDGLVNKTLGLKGGYYDFVKGSFELWGLEYSLSPSLSVKDVATILHWKL